ggagcaactggtggttctacaggtgctgctccaacttctatgcgagctacacctcgacctctaccatggccccggcctctaccatggccccgacctctcgtggccctaactggtggcactggtggctgaccgtctgatccggtagtacgtgtcctcactatctgtgagagaatagaataacagaaatttagttttcgGAATCAACTAATTTGCACGACAGAATGTAAGAaaatgaaatttcctaagggtttggcagcctctcgaagataagtacaaaacgcctacgtaccgatccgcaagactctattaaacctgctcatgactcgtgaaacctatgtaacctaggctctgatactaacttgtcacgacccaaaatctcacctgtcgtgatggagcctatcttaatactaggaaagccgacaacctcaataaaccacaatttcttttaagtttgaaaacaaaataaataaatttaagagTAAAATCCCACAAACTTTTGATACAAAATATTGTCTTTATACAATACACTCCAAAAACtcggtgtcattgagtacatgagcatttaaatgataacatagtctgACTGATCAAACACTGTCTGGAAATATAAAACAATACAAACAACTGAaaagaaagagagacaaggtctgcggactccaagcagctacctcgatagtctccaacagataaagctCTGAAATCTAGCAGCCACTGTatccagaagtacctggatctgcacataaagtgcagagtgtagtatgagtacaactgaccccatgtactcaataaggaacaagactaacctttgggacgaaagtagtgacgagctcaacaggtacaatcctgtatagaaataacagtacagaaatgtaggcatgctttcaagttcaatagttaaactGAGTAcgagtaaaatagataaatattgcatgatatgaggaatatgacatctctatatctacatgccaaaatatatgttgtatgtgatgtaccacaatggaaacctcgtgtactcacactctcagaatactcaatcactcagtaatgtatatggccaatccagcccagggaactccatcccagaagtgaatatatatatcaactgacagtcagtcactcaatactgtacaaatccaatccagcccagggaactccatcccaaaatataaataaataaggcaactccatgcctagggaacGCTATCCCGAATATAAATagaaggcaactccatgcccaagGAACTCCATCCTAAATATAAAGAAACCGCGCTCACtatggggggtgcagactccggaggggatctttcagtccaagcgctataataagccagatccaggtataaataaataaaacatgatgcaacgtgcaacccgatcccataaaaatcactcaaaatctccagtctctcaggctctcaatgACATAAATATCAAtccgacatgatgatatgatgtatcaatgaatgacaatagagattgagatataatatgcaaatgaaggatgtgactgagtacaaaatttgTAAATTTAAATAAGTAATTCAATAGCGATAAGGCCTCTCTCGGTcccaaaaatatcggcacgtagcctaaacatgatctttaacatgagtctcaactcaattttctctaacacgtggaggatatgtggataatgacatgATTATTGATTATGAATTTCCACATAATCatttatgtcacaatttctatggtgcacgcccacacgccggtcacctagcatgtgcgtcacctccaaataattcatataacacgaaattcagggattcatatcCTGAGAACCAAGTTTAgtagtgttacttacctcaaatcgtgtaattctttattctaatatgcccttgcctcgcgaatcggcctccgaacgcctcgaatctagtcacaattaattcgatacagtcaacataaattataggaatcaattccatatgaaaatactaaattttccaacaaaatctgaaattcaactcaaaaattatctgtggggcccacatctcggaacccgacaaaagttacaaaatatgaatgcccattcaaccacgagtctaaccataccaaatttaccaaattctgacatcaactcgatcttcaaatcctcaaatcttattttcaaatccctagacccaaatcctcaaatttcacctcaaaaacacgtaatctagtcgaaatactctatgataattcaatattattgactaacaatgatcataagtaacttacctcaagtttttccttgaattctctctgaaaagtCGCCTCAACCCGTGTTTGAAATGTCCAAGAATGAGAAAATCTCGGACCCCTCTGCTTTTGTACACTGCCCAGaggtttcgcttctgcggaatttttaaccgcatatgcggtcccgcTTTGCGGTGaggcttccgcttctgcgattgccTTCGCTTCTGTGGACAAGCAGTTCATTTCTGCGAAGAAGCCTGGCCCTCCGCGTTCCGCTTCTACGAAGAAGCCTGGCCCTCCGCGTTCCGCTTCTACAATCAACAAGTCGTttctgcggcttcgcagatgTGGCAAAAGCTTCGCACCTACGCGTACTACCATGCCTCTCGCCAGGACGCTTCTGTGACCATTTTgtcgcttctgcggtcgcgcacctgcgaccatttccatcgcaggtgcgattgcaccagagcTGGAAAATTTCTAgaattgttctaagtccaaatttcgatccgttagccatccgaaactcacccgaggcccccgggacctcaaccaattataccaataagtcccaaaacatcatacaaacttagttgaagcGTCAAATCACCtcaacaatgctaaaaccacgaattactccccaattcaaacctaatgaaaactaacgaattccaatTTCTactttcgatgccgaaacctataaaatcatgtccgattgatctCTAATTTTACACACaactcataaatgacataacagacctattcaaatttccaaaatcggatttcgaccccggtatcaaaaagtgaactcccagtcaaacttccaaactttcaattcctattttcgccatttcaagcctattttAACTATGGACATCCAACTAATTtttcggacatactcctaagtccaaaatcaccatacgaagctattggaatcatcaaaactctatttcggagtcgttacacataaatcaatattcggtcaactatttcaacttaagctttaaatcttggaactaagtgttccaattcattctgaaacttctccgacaagtcacataattataattgaacatatgcagtaaataggggaacatggcTGTAGTACTTTAAAtgatcggtcaggtcgttacagatatgatatgcaaataataattATGACTGAGTGCGTGAtttcaaattaagcaaataattcaatatgtaatGTGACccctatgggtcccaacaatacgaACATATAGCCTAAGAATGATTTTTAACATGACTTGCAGCTCTATTTcgctaacacatggagaatatacagataacaacaagattattcaactatacagtttcatggaattgaccaagtcacaattcctacggtgcacggccacacgcccgtcacctagcatgtacgtcacctcaacaccaatcacataacacgtaattcgggttTTCATACcgttagaaccaagtttagaactgttacttacctcaagacgagcaaaactctactccaacacacccttgcctcgcgaatcagcctccgaatgccttgaatctagccataaacagttcgatacaatcaactcaagctataggaattaattccatatgaaaatgctaagttcttaatcaaaagtcaaaaagtcaactcaaatgtcaccccccaggcccacatctcggaatccgataaaagttataaaatcttaacatccattcaaccacgagtccaaccatactaaaattactcaaatccgataccaaaatctcacccaaatctccaaaattcggcctaggaagttttctccattttttccaatttctcaacccaaatcactaattaaatgatgaaatcaaagatataatcatggaatttaaccaaaactaagtaagaatcactttTCCCAAAcactcccttgaaaatctctccaagaatcgcctccaaccgagctcccaaaatcaaatttgtgatatgaattcaaaccctcgttttgaaatatttaagtttctgcccaggcgttcttcatcgcgatcgcagaaaatgcttcgcaatcgcgaagcacaactatgCTACCCCACGAATTAACATTACGTGAACACGATGCTCTGGCCCTCAGTCTTACGCGATCGCACAACCATGTACGCGTTCGCACAGAGCAACGCGCGTGCCCCAACTCCTccctcatttcctcttcgcgaacgcggctacgcccacgcgttcgcgatgctctGCCTGACCAACCTACACGATCGCATACCCCagctcgcgaacgcatagagtcAAATCCCAGCTGCCCCAaataagccttcgcgatcgcgtacctacccacgcgatcgcatagaaggaaaccataACTGGACACCAGAAATTCTTCAGCAACCTTCCAAGTCTAATTTTTACtctgttaaccattcgaaatccacccgaggcccccgggatctcaaccatacataccaacaagtcctaaaatatcatacaaactcgctcgaagcatcaaatcacatcaaataacgctaaaatcatgaatcgcgcatcgattcaagactaatgaacttatgaacttccaacttctacattcgatgccaaaacctatcaaatcaagtccaattgacctcaaattttgtacacaagttataaatgatacaatggacctatttcaactcccggaaccaaaatTCGAGCCTGATAttcataaagtcaactctcggtcaaacctctaaattttcaaagcttcaaattttccaactttcgccatttcaagccttattcaactacgaacctccaaatcactatccagacacactcctaagtctaaaatcacccaacgtaactaacagaaccatcaaaactccattccggagtcatttacacataagtcaatattcgatcaaccttttcaacttaagcttcctacCTTGAGACTGAGTGTCTaaactcattccgaaacatcctcGGAACCGAACTAActcccccggcaagtcacatagcaactaataagcataaaatgagtagtaaatgggggaacggtgCTACAACTCTctagacgaccggccgggtcgttacatattctTACTGTTTTCTTGAGATTTTttactaaaattaattaataaatctaCAATAGTTTTATATTGTTTGTCTTCAGTATGTAATATATGTTCTCCACTACTAAAGTTACACTTTAtgactgaattttcttttaatattcTATATTTCTTTTCTGGATATATTCTTAAGTCTAGATATTCTAGATTCTTTAATTTATCTATTATGTTTGATTTTATCTATCCCAACGGTATccacactttttttttttttataaatgtaTTCTATGTTCTGTTGTCTCTATATCTGTTTTAATTCCTTTTAATTCCCAATTTATCGCAGATATTATTTCTTCACTTATAATATGTTGCACTATTGTATTTACTATTAACGATGATACTTCTTGTGTAGCTAATTTTAAGACTGTTATTAAGAGTTATCTGTCTTCTGATAAATCTTATATAATCACTGTTATCTCGTTATTAGAATTCTGTATTTCTCAAATGAGATAATTCTTACAATTTTTGTCGTCTAATCAATTTCTAGTTCTCTTTGATGATTTATCTCtaaattattcaaatattctTCAATTGTTGCtcgatttttgtttttgtatttttaatgttTTCTAAAGTAAGATGTATTataacaacaacttaaaaatatatgagtaatatatatatttgataaatatattaCTCCACAATTTGATAAATATATTACTCCACAATAAAAGTTTTTGttaaatattttgataaaacAACAACTTAAAAACAACAATTTTATTACATATTTTCTCATTAATTTTGGTATTAGAGCTAGAATGAGAAGATACCAAAATTGTAAATAACACTATAtgagtagtatatatatatatatatatatatatatatatatatatatatatatatatatacacacacacacacactatactatagaTATTAGGAAGAAACTACTATCCATTCAAtttgaatttttagttttttattttattttattttattttattttaaaaattttaaaacttcaacttgaaagtactCCATAATTTGaatgagtaatttttttttaaattttttattttttattataaaaaattataagatatttatatttattaatttaaatagaataaccaattaattcaaaatttaaaattcaaaatattttttagttagaaagatagtttattttatcttaacaatgccacttggcttaatgtgatttctttttcttctacttttaattatagatagataATATAAGAATATACGTTAATTTTAGGTCATAGTTCAACGATGTATGATGTAACGTAATACAGCAGCAAAGTTAGACCCCTACTCCTGTGCGTGGGGTCTCTCGGACTCTCAACGGAGTCCACAGGCCTCAAAAAACAATTACGCAATTTCCCAgaaaaaaactttaaaaacacGAACGACACAAACATGCGATGTAGACATAGGAGCATATTGTACGAACATAATCAACCCAAAACTTCCTTTGgtccaagaagaaagaaaataataaaataacaaaaaacagtaaaacaaaataaaacaaaacaaaaaacactATCTGTcttagtatatttttattttccagAACTACGTATTTGACTTCCCATTTGTCAAAAAATTTGAAGCCTTTTCAATTATTGTGGTTCCTCGGCCATGGAAATGGAGGATAAGCGAATAGAAGAAGTGTTATCATTTCCGATTCTAATATCCGACCGAATTAGACAAGCAGCCGATGAAGCCGACTTCTTCAAAACCGACTGTGCCGAGGTTGGAAGACAAGCCGACCGTCTCTCTCAGATGCTCCGGTCCGTTGCCCGGTTCAACACCTCTACTACCGGTTCTCTTTATGAACGTCCGGTCCGTCGAATCGTCGCCGATGTTTCCAAAAATCTGGACCGGGCCTTAACCCTAGTTCGCAAGTGCAAGCGGCGGGGAATCCTCCGCCGTGTTGTCAGAATCGTCACCGCCGCAGATTTTCGTAAGGTAAATAACCTTCTGGAATCTTCCATAGCTGATATGACGTGGCTCCTTAGCATCTTTGACTATGATAGTGGTGgtgttggtggtggtggtggaatTGTACTTTCTCTTCCGCCAATTGCTAGTAATGACCCGATTATTTCTTGGGTTTGGTCATTTATTGCTTCGTTATATTTGGGTCAATTGAATGATAGAATCGAGGCTGCTAATGAATTAGCTTCACTTGCTAGAGATAATGatagaaataagaaaattatagTTGAAGAAGGTGGAATTTTCCCTCTGTTAAAGCTCTTTAAGGACAAAACATCATCCCCGGATGCTCAAATTGCTGCTGCTGGGGCGCTTTCTTATCTGGCTAATGACGAAGAAAGGGTTCGGGAAATTGTTTGTGAAGTAGGGGTACCAATAATAGTTCAACTATTGGGGGATTCCCCGACGAGGGTCCAAATTGAGTTGGCTGATTTAGTGGCAAGAATGGCGGATCATAGTTTATTAGCTCAAGAGGAATTTGCTAGGGAGAATGTAATTAGGCCGCTTGTGACATTGTTATCGTATGATATTCCAATAGATGAACCGAAATTGGGAAATGGGAAGCAAAGCATACATTCCCTTGTGCAGATTAATAAGGAGTTGGAGAAGAATTCGTCGGGGTTGTATAGTTATAGACGTGTGCCTGGATCGCCGTTGTCAGTGCATTATACTGATGGGAGTAGTAAAGGTGGGGGTTAcaggaaagaaaaagagaatgagaagccggaaatgaagtatcagctgaAGGTTAGCTGTGCTAAGGCTCTGTGGATGCTTTCCAAGGGAAGCGTTGTGATTAGTAAGAGGATAACAGAGACCAAAGGTTTGCTTTGTTTAGCTAAGCTTGTTGAGAGAGAACAAGGAGATTTGCAGCTTAATTGCTTGATGACGATAATGGAAATAACTGCTGCTGCTGAATCAAATGCTGATCTTAGAAGGGCTGCTTTCAAGACAAATTCCCCTGCTGCAAAGGCTGTTGTGGATCAGTTGTTGCGGGTGATTAAAGAATCTGATAACCCGACACTGCAGATTCCAGCTGTTAGATCAGTTGGTTCACTTGCTAGGACATTTCCAGCAAGAGAAACACGTGTAATTGGTCCTTTAGTCGAGCAACTTAGTAATAGGAACCTAGACGTGGCAGCAGAAGCTGCTGCCTCACTTGGGAAGTTTACTTGTTCTCAGAATTTCTTGGGTATGGAGCACTCGAAAACAATTATTGAATTCAGAGGTGTTCCTCCTGTGATGAGACTGTTGAGAGGAAATGAACAATCAAAATTGAATGGATTGATTCTCCTCTGCTACCTAGTATCACATGCTGGTAACAGTGAGGCTCTGGAACAAGCACGAGTATTCACTGCTCTCGAGGGAGTAGATCGCTCATTATTTGCTGCACATCCTGAGTTAAAGGAATTGGTGCCAGAGGCAATGTATCACCTAAATGTTTATCACTCTGGTGTACTTACTGAGAGGCAATATAATGGTCATTGATCAGCGATTTGGGAAGGTTGAATAGTCGACACTGGCAAGCTATAGAGCTGTACATACATTTGATGGGAgggaaattatatttgaatatGAGTGAGCAAATAATACTTCTCTCTTTAATCATGGAGTTCTTGCCCTTGGGCTACTCACTTTTTGCTGTAAATGTGGTGCTATATGGGAATGAAATTACCAAAATTCTTGCTGATCCTGCTTCTTGCTTATCCCATTCTTGTAAGTTCTTGTGATACTTTTCCCATATTTACAATTATGTACATTGGATTGCATAGTTTTTGCCTTTGTCAGTTCACTTGTTTATAGGCGTTCGATAGCCCTGTGTCTCGCTAAGCAAGTTTTGTTTACATACCAAACAGATTTTAATGATAGAAGCTGCATTATGTCTGGTATTCTCAGTGCTTGCTCTTTAAATTCCTCTACCGAGAAAATTAAACCTCGAGTAGAAGTATTCCTTTTGGTGTTCAGTACATCAGAATCTGCCAATAATTTAacaagtatttttataaagaGAAGTTCGGAAGAGAAGAAAAGCCTTAAGAATCAATCAGTTCGTTTCTAGTGCCATCAAGGATTAAAATTGCTTCAACTTTTACGAACAAACAACAAGTAATACGatatcaataaactttttaaaaaagcACTTAAAGATGTGGATGTGAACACTAGATCAGGAAGACGGATCGCTGCATACGTTAAGAGAATTAGAACCGTTCAAAAAGTTTTAAAAACAGGTATATTATGTC
The nucleotide sequence above comes from Nicotiana tabacum cultivar K326 chromosome 12, ASM71507v2, whole genome shotgun sequence. Encoded proteins:
- the LOC107762051 gene encoding uncharacterized protein LOC107762051, with protein sequence MEMEDKRIEEVLSFPILISDRIRQAADEADFFKTDCAEVGRQADRLSQMLRSVARFNTSTTGSLYERPVRRIVADVSKNLDRALTLVRKCKRRGILRRVVRIVTAADFRKVNNLLESSIADMTWLLSIFDYDSGGVGGGGGIVLSLPPIASNDPIISWVWSFIASLYLGQLNDRIEAANELASLARDNDRNKKIIVEEGGIFPLLKLFKDKTSSPDAQIAAAGALSYLANDEERVREIVCEVGVPIIVQLLGDSPTRVQIELADLVARMADHSLLAQEEFARENVIRPLVTLLSYDIPIDEPKLGNGKQSIHSLVQINKELEKNSSGLYSYRRVPGSPLSVHYTDGSSKGGGYRKEKENEKPEMKYQLKVSCAKALWMLSKGSVVISKRITETKGLLCLAKLVEREQGDLQLNCLMTIMEITAAAESNADLRRAAFKTNSPAAKAVVDQLLRVIKESDNPTLQIPAVRSVGSLARTFPARETRVIGPLVEQLSNRNLDVAAEAAASLGKFTCSQNFLGMEHSKTIIEFRGVPPVMRLLRGNEQSKLNGLILLCYLVSHAGNSEALEQARVFTALEGVDRSLFAAHPELKELVPEAMYHLNVYHSGVLTERQYNGH